From the Alphaproteobacteria bacterium genome, one window contains:
- the erpA gene encoding iron-sulfur cluster insertion protein ErpA has translation MAITQPNLTDSLTLTPEAKARLLLMLRQEMDHKAKFRISITGGGCSGFQYNFSFDSEEHEDDLIINFNDVSLIVDQTSFELIKGCEIDFVENLSSSSFKIKNPNAATSCGCGHSFSL, from the coding sequence ATGGCAATAACTCAACCGAATTTAACAGATTCTTTGACCTTGACACCTGAAGCAAAGGCGCGTCTTTTACTAATGTTACGTCAAGAAATGGATCATAAAGCAAAATTCAGAATCAGCATAACTGGCGGTGGATGTTCTGGGTTCCAATATAATTTTAGTTTTGATTCTGAAGAACATGAAGATGATCTCATTATCAATTTTAATGATGTATCTCTTATTGTCGATCAAACATCATTTGAATTAATTAAAGGTTGTGAAATAGATTTTGTTGAAAATCTTTCCAGTAGTTCCTTTAAAATTAAGAATCCCAATGCTGCCACATCATGTGGATGTGGACATTCCTTTTCTTTGTAA
- a CDS encoding bifunctional 2-C-methyl-D-erythritol 4-phosphate cytidylyltransferase/2-C-methyl-D-erythritol 2,4-cyclodiphosphate synthase, with translation MMKIIALIVAAGTSQRFGTKIPKQYSLLNHKNLLRYSVETMMTHPLIDTVKIVIHPDHQDLYKKAVKGLELPPPILGGHTRQESVFNGLKEIDPSSCHYVLIHDAARPFIDHQLITDLIEEVQKNKAVIPLIPATDTLKKIESNGIIDQTLDRNLIGCAQTPQAFEYRIILEAHKKACHLSLTDDASIAEAANIKVYTIPGREENFKVTTLSDFKRAEAVINHSYEYRTGQGFDVHRFMPGDFITLCGVQIPYHQKLEGHSDADVGLHALTDALLATLSAGDIGHHFPPSDPQWKGADSTIFLKHASQLIYEKQGHIIHIDITIIAEAPKVGPHRLTMVNRLADLLQLSTDRISIKATTTEGLGFTGRKEGIAAQAIATVKLPVIP, from the coding sequence ATGATGAAAATTATTGCTCTTATTGTTGCAGCTGGAACGAGCCAACGTTTTGGGACAAAAATTCCTAAACAATATTCGCTTTTAAACCATAAAAATTTATTGCGTTATAGTGTTGAAACAATGATGACCCATCCTTTAATTGATACAGTTAAGATCGTTATTCATCCTGATCATCAAGATTTATATAAAAAAGCTGTTAAAGGATTAGAGCTTCCCCCACCTATTCTTGGGGGCCACACACGACAAGAATCTGTTTTTAATGGATTAAAAGAAATTGATCCTTCATCTTGTCATTATGTTTTAATTCATGATGCAGCAAGACCATTTATTGATCATCAATTAATTACAGATTTAATTGAAGAAGTTCAAAAAAATAAAGCTGTTATTCCGCTTATACCAGCAACAGATACGCTTAAAAAAATAGAGTCTAATGGGATTATTGATCAAACATTAGACCGAAATTTAATTGGATGCGCCCAAACCCCCCAAGCATTTGAGTATAGAATAATTTTAGAAGCCCATAAGAAAGCATGCCATCTTTCTTTAACTGATGATGCATCCATTGCAGAAGCCGCAAATATCAAAGTTTATACAATTCCTGGTAGAGAGGAAAATTTCAAAGTGACAACATTAAGCGATTTTAAACGTGCTGAAGCAGTCATAAATCATTCTTATGAATATCGTACAGGCCAAGGTTTTGATGTTCATCGTTTTATGCCAGGTGATTTTATTACATTATGTGGCGTCCAGATTCCTTATCATCAAAAACTTGAAGGACATTCTGATGCCGATGTTGGACTACATGCTTTAACCGATGCTTTACTCGCAACCTTAAGTGCCGGCGATATTGGTCACCATTTCCCCCCAAGTGATCCCCAGTGGAAAGGCGCAGATTCAACCATTTTCTTAAAACATGCATCCCAACTTATTTATGAAAAACAAGGCCACATTATCCATATTGATATAACTATTATAGCTGAAGCACCAAAAGTTGGACCCCATCGCCTGACTATGGTTAATAGATTAGCGGATCTCCTACAGCTTTCGACAGATAGAATAAGTATTAAAGCAACCACAACCGAAGGACTGGGTTTTACGGGTAGAAAAGAGGGTATTGCCGCTCAAGCAATAGCTACAGTAAAATTACCTGTCATTCCATAA
- the xth gene encoding exodeoxyribonuclease III has translation MTEVKIVSWNVNSIKMRLINVLNWLQKNPCDVVLLQEIKTIDEKFPFSEFEDLGYNIKVVGQKSYNGVCILSRHPMTIEQTKLPGSDHDEQARYLEALIEPKNYSPFRVASLYAPNGNPVHSEKFPYKITWMDRLIVHAKTLLSYEEILVLAGDYNIIPDDCDVYDPVAWADDALFCKESKNKFYELCHLGLTDALRLFHQTGIHYSFWDYTGGHWQKNEGLRIDHMLLSPLATDRVTSCFIDKEPRGWDKPSDHAPIWCTLNLA, from the coding sequence ATGACAGAAGTTAAAATAGTAAGTTGGAATGTCAATTCCATCAAAATGCGTTTAATAAATGTTTTAAACTGGCTTCAAAAAAACCCTTGCGATGTCGTTCTTTTGCAAGAAATTAAAACTATAGATGAAAAATTTCCTTTTAGTGAATTCGAAGATCTTGGATATAATATAAAAGTCGTGGGCCAGAAAAGTTATAATGGCGTTTGTATTTTATCCCGCCACCCCATGACAATTGAACAAACAAAATTACCTGGATCTGATCATGATGAACAGGCACGCTATTTAGAAGCTTTAATTGAACCTAAAAATTATTCACCCTTCCGGGTTGCTTCTTTATACGCGCCAAATGGCAATCCTGTTCATAGCGAAAAATTTCCCTATAAAATAACCTGGATGGATCGTTTAATTGTTCATGCAAAAACCCTTCTTTCCTATGAAGAAATTCTAGTTTTAGCTGGTGATTATAATATTATACCTGATGATTGTGATGTTTATGATCCTGTTGCTTGGGCCGACGATGCACTCTTCTGTAAAGAAAGCAAAAATAAGTTTTATGAATTATGTCATCTTGGTTTAACAGATGCCTTACGTTTATTTCATCAAACTGGCATTCATTATAGCTTTTGGGATTATACAGGTGGACATTGGCAAAAAAATGAAGGATTAAGAATAGATCATATGCTTTTATCCCCTTTAGCCACAGATCGTGTTACATCATGTTTTATAGATAAAGAACCACGTGGTTGGGATAAACCATCTGATCATGCTCCCATATGGTGTACACTTAACCTTGCTTAA
- a CDS encoding type II toxin-antitoxin system RatA family toxin has translation MHRHQESRFLPYKPEQLFNLVLDIERYPEFLPWCLAAIIREKTNNKIIADLVIGFRMFREKFTSHVNYDHDNLKIEVSYINGPFQYLHNYWIFKNHNVNETEIDFFVEFKFKSLILEKLMGLLFDEAVKKMVSAFENRAHHLYGK, from the coding sequence ATGCATCGCCACCAAGAAAGTCGTTTTTTACCCTATAAACCAGAACAGCTTTTTAATCTTGTTTTAGATATAGAACGTTATCCTGAATTTTTACCTTGGTGTTTGGCTGCTATTATACGTGAAAAAACAAATAACAAAATTATTGCTGATCTTGTGATTGGATTCCGTATGTTTCGTGAAAAATTTACCAGTCATGTAAACTATGATCATGATAATCTAAAAATTGAAGTAAGCTATATTAATGGTCCATTTCAATATTTACATAATTATTGGATATTTAAAAATCATAATGTCAATGAGACAGAAATTGATTTTTTTGTTGAATTTAAATTTAAATCATTAATTTTAGAAAAATTAATGGGTTTGTTATTTGATGAAGCCGTAAAAAAAATGGTTTCTGCTTTTGAAAATAGAGCACATCATCTTTATGGAAAATAA
- a CDS encoding deoxyguanosinetriphosphate triphosphohydrolase, producing the protein MYNLVSYASFADHSRGRLYSESESSFRSVFQRDRDRIIHSGAFRRLQYKTQVFVYHEGDYYRTRLTHSLEVAQIARTISQILNLNQDLAEALALAHDFGHSPFGHAGEEALAEVMQPYDGFNHNVQTFRIVTELEQKYAEFDGLNLTWETLEGIVKHNGPIITEQKNLSLYYTDTSFKSVIAYSQEKQDLELDTWPSLEAQIAALADDIAYNNHDLDDGLRAGLFDIQDLYQVPWIAKVLDEIIKTYPNLERARFIHELIRRLIHLMVTDLIDESKYRLSQLNPLSISDIRNAKISLINFSEEMNENQILLKRFLFNHMYRHYKVNRMSTKAKVVVKDLFDLYFNKPECLPSDWQKKCDHSKTFLTARVVTDYIAGMTDRYALKEHQRFFDLYS; encoded by the coding sequence GTGTATAATTTAGTATCTTATGCTTCTTTTGCTGACCATAGTCGTGGTCGCTTATATTCTGAATCCGAAAGTTCTTTTCGATCTGTTTTCCAAAGGGACCGTGATCGTATTATACATAGTGGTGCTTTTAGACGTCTTCAGTATAAAACCCAAGTTTTTGTGTATCATGAAGGCGATTATTATCGAACAAGGTTAACACATAGTTTGGAAGTAGCACAAATTGCGCGTACCATAAGCCAAATTTTAAATTTAAATCAAGATTTAGCAGAAGCATTGGCTTTGGCTCATGATTTTGGCCATTCACCCTTTGGTCATGCAGGGGAAGAAGCGTTGGCTGAAGTTATGCAACCTTATGATGGATTTAATCATAATGTTCAAACGTTCCGTATTGTGACAGAACTTGAACAAAAATATGCAGAATTTGATGGCTTAAATTTAACTTGGGAAACATTAGAAGGTATCGTTAAGCATAATGGTCCAATAATAACTGAACAAAAAAATCTATCTCTTTATTATACAGATACAAGTTTTAAAAGTGTCATTGCATATTCCCAAGAAAAACAAGATCTAGAATTGGATACATGGCCAAGTTTAGAAGCTCAGATTGCTGCTTTAGCTGATGATATAGCCTATAATAATCATGATCTTGATGATGGGTTAAGGGCAGGGTTATTTGATATCCAAGATTTATATCAAGTGCCTTGGATTGCTAAAGTATTAGATGAAATTATAAAAACATACCCTAATCTCGAACGTGCCCGTTTTATTCATGAATTAATTCGTCGTCTTATTCATCTTATGGTGACAGATTTAATTGATGAAAGTAAATATAGATTAAGCCAACTAAATCCTTTATCAATTAGTGATATTAGGAATGCTAAGATATCTTTAATTAATTTTTCTGAAGAAATGAATGAAAATCAAATACTTTTAAAAAGATTTTTATTTAATCATATGTATAGACATTATAAGGTAAATCGTATGAGTACCAAAGCGAAAGTTGTTGTTAAAGATTTATTTGACCTGTACTTTAATAAACCAGAATGTTTACCTTCAGATTGGCAAAAAAAATGTGATCATTCCAAAACATTTTTAACGGCCAGAGTGGTTACAGA
- a CDS encoding CinA family protein gives MLSIKLLKKTAELLSLCQYKKIKIATAESCTGGLLAAHLTEIAGASSVFIHGFITYSNEAKINFLDVPAVLLKKYGAVSQQAAYAMAHGCIKKTQTDLVISVTGIAGPDGGSDQKPIGTVYFCGLNSINYSIEKHYIFKGNRTDIRLNAVKEALEILYNLAK, from the coding sequence ATGCTATCAATCAAGCTTTTAAAAAAAACAGCTGAACTTTTGTCTTTATGCCAATACAAAAAAATCAAAATTGCGACAGCTGAAAGCTGTACAGGTGGCCTACTTGCAGCCCACTTAACAGAAATAGCGGGTGCTTCTTCTGTATTTATACATGGTTTTATTACTTATTCAAATGAAGCTAAAATTAACTTTTTAGATGTTCCTGCTGTCCTACTTAAAAAATATGGCGCTGTAAGTCAACAAGCCGCTTATGCTATGGCTCACGGGTGTATAAAAAAAACCCAGACCGATTTAGTCATTTCAGTTACAGGTATTGCAGGTCCAGATGGTGGTTCAGACCAAAAACCCATTGGTACAGTTTACTTTTGTGGACTTAATTCTATCAATTATAGCATTGAAAAACACTATATATTTAAAGGTAACCGCACCGATATAAGATTAAATGCTGTCAAAGAAGCGCTTGAAATTTTATACAATTTAGCAAAATAA